AGCAGCTTCCAGCCATTCTTCTTTTCGTAGTCAGATAAATTGTTGGGAATTGCATTGTAAACGTATACGCCTTTACCGAATGCTTCGGGCTTGAGATTGCTGGTTTTGATGCGGATATTCTTCCACCAGATCTTTTTGCCTTCCTGCTCGGGTTTATTGATGCTGTGCACCTGCAATGCGATGAAGCCTGCAGCATCCATCGTGTCTACCACGTATGCGCAGGGCACGCCATTGATCCATGTTTTGAGGTGATGACCTATCGCTTCTATTTTTACATGATTCCATTCTCCGTTCTTCCAGGCATCCTGTGCATTTTTATTGAGCGATAATGCGTAGAGCCATTCCCTTCTTCCTTCATCATAAATTCCCCCGGCCCATTTGCGTGCGGAAGGATCTATATCCAGCTGATAGCCGAACACACGACCTGCACCATTATTGCCTTCCGGATTGATATGGCTGCGGAACTGAACGCCGGAATTGGAAGTGATGTCTTCCATCTTCATATCACATTCAAGGATAAAATCCCCGTATTCTTTTTCTGTCATCAGAAATGTATTGGGCGACTTACCAACAGTAGTACCCACCAGCATTCCGTCTTCCACCTGGTAAGTGGCTTTGCCGAGCTTCTTCCATCCATTGAGCGTCTTTCCGTCGAAAAGGCTGGTCCAGCCTTTTTCGGGCGATTGCGCAAATGCCGCAGGGACAAACATTACAGCAAATATGAATCCGATGATCTTTCTCATGATTATAGCAGGATTATTTTGAAAAGTTATAAGAAGGTTTCCATTGCTGAATAGTATGCGTATAGGCGGCAGCGTTAGCAAGGTGAACACATACGGCAGTAGTGGCTCCCGTGATCACATTGGAAGTGGGACGCTTTTTCTCCGTAATGCATGAATGGAAATCTTTCAGTGCGTACCAGGTGCCGTCCTTCCCTTTTTCTTTAAGAATCGGGATGCCGCCATCTTTATTCCATTCTATTTTTGTAGCGCCGCTTACTCCATCCACTACCTGCAATTCCTTTCGTGTGGCGGGTTCGGGATAGAACACGCCTTCATTCACCAGCAACGCCACAGTGCCTTTGGTGCCCTTGATCTTGAAGATGTATCCTTCGCGTGAATTGCCGCAGGTAGCTCCGAAATTACCGATCATATTTTCTTTGTTGTAGCGGAGAATCACCTGTACATTGTCGAAAGTTTCCCTTCCATCTTTGTAGAAATCGATACCGCCGGTGCCCAGTACTTCATCTGGATGCGTATCGAAAGCCCAGTTGATGAAATCGATCTGGTGTGAAAGCAGTTCTGCCACCAGTCCACCGGAATATGCTTTGTACATGCGCCAGTTCACCTGTTTGTCTGTATACCCCTGGGGAACATTTCTTCGCCAGTTCCAGTTGCGGTCCCAACGGCAATCAATATGCGTTACTTTGCCGAGGTATCCTTTTTCGATCATCTCCTTCACCCTGAAATAAAGCGGCACATAACGATACTGATGCCCTACCTGCACAACCTGCGCCGGGTGCTGCTTTGCCAGCTGCACCAGTTTGGATGCTTCGGGAATATTGTAGGTCATTGTCTTTTCCAGGAACACATGTTTTCCTGCAGCGAGTGCATCGGCAGCAATTGGATAATGCATGTTCAGGGGCGTGGCGATGATCACAGCATCCAGGTTTTTATCTTCCAGCAGTTTGCGATGATCTTTGTATCCTTTTACATTTTGATCATTCGCTGCTTTCAGCATTTCCTGTAGGCGGAAATCCAGTACATCACATACGGCTGTTACCCTGAACGATTCAGGAAGTTCCTGGATGATGCTGAGGATGCCGCGGCCTCTGTCTCCACATCCGATAAAACCGATATTGATCGTTTGCTGGAATTTGCTGCTGAAAGCAGCCATGAGTTGCTGATGAAGCAAGAGGCCGCCAGTTAGTACGCCGGCCTGCTGGAGAAATTTCCGTCTGCTCATAGTCAGTGTTTCAGAACCTTTTAAAAATTGCCGGGGTCACGGGCCGGTATTATTCAACAGACATAAATTTATTGAAAAATGTACTGGCAGTATCTGCAATCCGTCCATCTTTTTCCCGGTAAATGAAATAAGCTGCCATCTCCGGATGTTGCTGCAGGTACTGTAAAGCTTTTTCAAGTCCCATGGCCATCAGGGCATTGTCGTAAGCATCAGCAGTAATGGCATCGGCTGCCCAAACGGTAACGCTGATCAGTTCATTCCTGGCGGGAAAACCGGTCCGGGCATCGATGATATGCGAAACCTTCTGTCCACCGCTCTCAAAGAATTTCCGGTAGCTTCCGGAAGTGGTCACAGCGCCATCGGCAGGGCAGATGATCCTTTGCATCACGGAGGGCTCAAACTCGCTCTCAGCGGGCGCTTCGATCCCGATCTTCATCGGTTTTGCACCGGGATATTTCAATCCTTTCAACCTGATCTCTCCCCCGATCTCGATCATATAATCCGCAATTCCCTTACTCTCCACAAAACCCGCCAGCACGTCCACGCTGTACCCCTGGGCGATACCATTCACATCGATTGACACACAGGGCCTTTGCTTGATCAATGTGGATCCTTGAAGGGATAAATATCGCACATCCACACATTGCATGAGATTAGAAATAGTAAGCGTATCTGGCATTTTAGTAACCTTGATTGGACCAAAGCCCCATGCCTGTGTAACGGGCTGGATGGTTATATCGAAAATACCATATGTGTTCCTCGAAGCAGTAAAGGAGGCGCGCACCACATTGGCCAGGTGCTCATCGATCTCCAGACTATGTTTACATTGATTGAACCGAGTGATAAGAGACCAGGGTTTGTAGATCGAAAGGGAGCTGTCGAGCTTTGTGAGGATGCTGTCTACAGCGGCCTGTGCAATGATACTGTCTGTTGCATAGTAACTGATATGCCAACTGGTGCCCTGTGCAAAGCCGGTCAGCTTCCAGGGTTGTTTTTCCCGGGGCTGTCTGCCGGCGAGGCAACAGGCGATCAGAAGCAGGATGAGTATCGGCCGCATTACAACAAATATACCCCTGTTATCAAAAAGGAAGAAAAGTGTACAGCTGAAAAAGCATGAAGAATTTACTCAGGGAGCAGTCGTTCGCCGAAGACGGGTGACCGGTAATTGTTCACCTCCGGTGCACACAGCGTCACCTCCCGGCGGCTAAATAAAAGTCACTCTCCGGGAGGCTTGTGACTGCCAGCAGCATAAGAAAAGGGTTGACCATGTTGCTGGTCAACCCTTTATAACGTTGTGCAATAACCGATAATTAAAAAACTTCTTAGAAAGCCCAGCCAATGCTGAGTCCAAGACCTCTGATGCCGGCAAAGGGGCCATCGAGTTTTCCTTTCACGCCATTGTTGTCCACTTTGGCTTCGAGGATCTTTTTGTCGTTGAACTTGGGCGCAATATCGTTGATATCGCTTTCCATGTCTGCTTTTTCTTCAGCAGTCATAGTGGAGAGATCGCTCACGCCATCTATGTTTCCGGACATTTTTCCGTAGTGTGCGCCGATGATGTAAATATCAACCACCATGTTCTTGAAGAGGTTGAATTGACCACCCAGCAGGAGTCCGCCACCAAAGCCATTGGGCTTTCCTTTGATCACCATATCGTACTCTTTTCCATTGGTGGTGAAAGTGTAATCATAGTCAAGCTGGAACATTCCGTAACGGCCATAGAGTTCTGCATAGAATCCTTTTGCGCCGGAGCGTGAGCCGGTGTAGAAACGAACGCCTGCAGTGATGGTGGTGTTGGAAGCCGCAAGCGGCTTGAGGTCTTCATTGTCTTCTTCATCCAGCTGATCGAGGATCTGTTTACCGAGCAGGGTCTCTGTGAGCCTGGTCTTGGGCATATAACGTACACCAACAGTTGCTGCGATCTTACGGGTGAGCATGCGCTCATAATACAGTGAATAGTTGTTCAGGGTCAGGGAAGACAAATTGATCTTTACTGTGTTCTTTTTGTACCAAATGAAACTGGAGCCCTTTGATCCGGATGTTGGGGACACAGCAGTATCTGCGGCAGCGGTTTCAGATTGTGCGAAAGTGGAAACAGACAGGCAAAGACCTGCGAGGAGGGTAAAAATGAATTTCATTTCAGGTTTTTTGGGGTCTATAACAAATTCGGTTAAGCGCCGCCAAGATACGGCAAACCCCTTAACGTAAAAAGTTTGGAGAAAGTATTATTCCACGGGAATTTACTGATGAAGATAGCCGGTAAATACCCAGTCCCCATCAATCAAATCACATTCGTATTTTTCCATCGCCATGAGTGAAGTGAGTATTTCCCTTTGCGGAAAGAAATTGATATGCTCATCGAGTGTATAATAGAAGTAGCGCTGCTTTGGCGTGATCACGATGATCTTTTTTCGCGCAACTCTTTTCAATTCTTTCACCAGTTCATGCGCATTGTAGATATGTTCGATGGTATGTGTACAAACAACAAGGTCAAATGACTGGTCTGCAAATGGCAGGCTTCGTGCGTCGGTTTGTGTGAAAGGTAAAGGCATGGCAGGTTGAGCCACAAAGTCAGCGCCATGCAAATTCAATTGGGGATTATGCTGATGGATCAGCTGCAGCAAGAATCCTTTGCCGCAACCAACATCAAGCACAGAATTGATGTGTTTACTGCAATGCTGAAGGATATGCTTCAAGCCGCCTTCGGAAATATCTGTTTTCCTGTTGGTGGAAATGGAATTGATATTCGAATAGAACTGTTGCAGTTGTTCAGGGCTCCACCGGAAGTAATGTTTTTTGAAATCCATCGCAGTGCCGATATTCCTGCCACGATAAGCGAAATAATAGAATGGATACATGAACCATCTCCTGTCTCTTATGAGTGGAGGCATGCATTCATCCATGATGAAGCGGATGCGGTTGGTCCATTTCCTATTCATTGATCCTGTATTTACCTTTAGCGTGATTGAACTTTATTTTGATCAGGCTGAGCATCATGCCAAGTCCATCTTTCAATACACTTACCGAACTTCCGTCCTGTTCGTATACATGCACCGGAAGTCGGCCGATTGAGAATTGATTATGTGTGGCGATGAATAACACTTCCACATCGAAGGAGAACCTTGTGAAGGTCACCCTGCTGAAGATGGCTTTGCCGGCGGCAGCCCGGAAGCCCTTGATACCACACTGGCTGTCGCTGATGCCTTTCAGATAGAACTGTCTGATGATAGCGCTTAGTATGCGGCTGCCTGCCTTTCTCAACACTACAGATTCTTTGGCATAACTGGAACCGGGTAGCGTTCTGTCGCCGATCACTACATCATTTTCCTGGAGCGACCGGTACATAGCTTCAATGATGGAAAGATGGAAAGGGAAATCGCCATCCATGAAAATGATCAGATCGCCGGTAGCGGCGAGTACGCCTCTTTTGATCGATTTTCCTTTACCGGCATTTATCTCATTGCGCAGACAGATACATTGGTGTTGTACAGCGATTGCCTGCACCTCCTCTTTGGCTGTTGAGCCATCATCGATGATGAGGATTTCGTATGTGTATTGCAGTTGGTCAAGCCGGGATTTCAATTGATCCAGCCCTTCACTTAGCAGCGGGATGCGGTTGTAAACAGGCAATACAATACTCAACATCATATTCTGACAGGATATTATTTTACTGGTTGGTCATTCGGAAAGATATTCGTCAATCCCCATCTTGCATATCTCGCAGTATCTGTAGCAATGCTGTCGATACCATAATACTCTGCATAAAAATAGGCATCTTCTTTAGAATATGGTTCATCCTTGAAATAGGCAAAGGAAGGAGGGAAAGGAAATTCATCTTTTACAAACCTGCTCTTACCCTTGAACTTCCGTTCCAGCTCTTTTTCTACCTCCTTGTGGTAAGAAGGAATGTATGCCGTATTGCGTCCGCTATCCTTTGCATCCCGGATTATTTTCACCCTTTGCTTCAAAACAATATCGTGCGTGGGTAGTGTGATGATATTGCTAACGAGTTGCATGAAATAATTTGAGCCCAGCAAGCCGAGGATAAACAGGTTACAGAAGTACAGGCGTGCTTTGTTGTGGTGGATCTGAAGCCAGTTGAGCAGTGCGCTGAAACGGTAAGCATTCATGATGATGATCCACCACCAACCTAACAGGCTAATGCAAACGAGGATATTGGTGGCTCTGGGTGGCACCACATAGTTGGCAAGTTGCCGGATCACCAGATCAAAGCCGAAAACCAGTGCAAAAAGTATGAGTATTTCCAGGAGCCAGTTACTTTTCTTTTTGCTGAAGTATCCTTTGATGTCTTGTCTGATAAATGAACATGCTACTATCACCCCTGCACAACTGATATAAAATAGCGGGTTGGAAAAGAGGAGCAGGAAGAATTTGAATGTTCTGAATACTGAACCTGTAAAAGAGGTGAATATCGATTGGGTGGATTCATAGTGATTGGTACGCGTCCCATTTCCGGGCATGTTCAGCACGATAATGGCCATGAGGATGGCGCCTGCCAACACGAGGAATACCGGTGCCGGAATCTTTTGCTGCATGCTTACCATTATGGCGGCAATAAGAAAAGGAATGGCAAACACGAAATACATCATTACCTCATTACAACCTCCCAACAGCAGTCCCAGCAGGAAGAGTATCATGGCATATTTCCATTTTTTCTCTTTTGTGAAGAATGAACACCAGGCAGCCAGGTAAAGGAGAAAGAGACTGAAAGGGAACAAATAGGTGATGCTGGTAGCGAACCAGTAATAATACGAAGCTACTTCGGGAATCACAGCCAGGAATGTGAAAGTCAGGATAGCTGATAAGAGCAGTAATTGGCCTCTCTGCAGAGTTCCGGTAAACATGTTCCTGCTGATAGTGTCCAGGAACCAATAGATGGCAAGTATAGAGAAAAGGATAAAGAAGATCAGCAGGTAAGGATAGAGCGCAACGAAGTTGTTGGATGCAGCGATCAACAGGAAGAAAGGAATGGTGGAATAGCGTCCGTTACATTTGGTGAGGTACCAATGGATGCTACCAAACTGTCCGAATTCTTTCTTCAGGTAAACCGGCACATAATCATCAAATGAGGGCGATTGAAAGAGGCAGAGAGCAATCATTGCAAGGATGAGCAAGGTCAGGATGCATCCTAACGACAGCGTCATTTTTTTCATGGAGGCGATGATAGATTTTTCTGGTCTGGTAATGAGGTGGTGCGTGCTAAAGATAACCAGAAACTGAGATAAGTTGTGCGAAGGGGTGTATAAATGCGAAAAGCCTTGCAAAACAGATTGCAAGGCTTTTGGCTAATAAATATGGCAGCTACCTACTCTCCCGCATTGTTGTGCAGTACCATCGGCCATAAGGGCTTAACTTCTCTGTTCGGGATGGGAAGAGGTGAACACCCTTGGTATAACCACCATAAGAAGGTTGATCTTATGATCTTAATAAATTACATATTGGGAATGTTGTAAAAAACGGTAGCAGTATACCTAACAATAAATTCTATCGAAATTTGTTAAAAAATTAAAGCGTAC
This portion of the Pseudobacter ginsenosidimutans genome encodes:
- a CDS encoding 3-keto-disaccharide hydrolase; translated protein: MRKIIGFIFAVMFVPAAFAQSPEKGWTSLFDGKTLNGWKKLGKATYQVEDGMLVGTTVGKSPNTFLMTEKEYGDFILECDMKMEDITSNSGVQFRSHINPEGNNGAGRVFGYQLDIDPSARKWAGGIYDEGRREWLYALSLNKNAQDAWKNGEWNHVKIEAIGHHLKTWINGVPCAYVVDTMDAAGFIALQVHSINKPEQEGKKIWWKNIRIKTSNLKPEAFGKGVYVYNAIPNNLSDYEKKNGWKLLFDGTSTKGWRSARGNAFPAKGWEVRDGQLNVLGSDGKESTNGGDIVSLKEYAAFDLSWDFKLTPGANSGVKYFVTLREDSKGSAIGLEYQLLDDTLHPDAKLGLNGNRTLASLYDLIKAEKTSRFIRQPGNWNTARLVVYPNNHVEHYLNGVKVLEYDRGSQAYKELVANSKYKVWPSFGEAPKGHILLQDHGDAVSFRSIKIKQL
- a CDS encoding FAD:protein FMN transferase — translated: MRPILILLLIACCLAGRQPREKQPWKLTGFAQGTSWHISYYATDSIIAQAAVDSILTKLDSSLSIYKPWSLITRFNQCKHSLEIDEHLANVVRASFTASRNTYGIFDITIQPVTQAWGFGPIKVTKMPDTLTISNLMQCVDVRYLSLQGSTLIKQRPCVSIDVNGIAQGYSVDVLAGFVESKGIADYMIEIGGEIRLKGLKYPGAKPMKIGIEAPAESEFEPSVMQRIICPADGAVTTSGSYRKFFESGGQKVSHIIDARTGFPARNELISVTVWAADAITADAYDNALMAMGLEKALQYLQQHPEMAAYFIYREKDGRIADTASTFFNKFMSVE
- a CDS encoding DUF6056 family protein translates to MKKMTLSLGCILTLLILAMIALCLFQSPSFDDYVPVYLKKEFGQFGSIHWYLTKCNGRYSTIPFFLLIAASNNFVALYPYLLIFFILFSILAIYWFLDTISRNMFTGTLQRGQLLLLSAILTFTFLAVIPEVASYYYWFATSITYLFPFSLFLLYLAAWCSFFTKEKKWKYAMILFLLGLLLGGCNEVMMYFVFAIPFLIAAIMVSMQQKIPAPVFLVLAGAILMAIIVLNMPGNGTRTNHYESTQSIFTSFTGSVFRTFKFFLLLFSNPLFYISCAGVIVACSFIRQDIKGYFSKKKSNWLLEILILFALVFGFDLVIRQLANYVVPPRATNILVCISLLGWWWIIIMNAYRFSALLNWLQIHHNKARLYFCNLFILGLLGSNYFMQLVSNIITLPTHDIVLKQRVKIIRDAKDSGRNTAYIPSYHKEVEKELERKFKGKSRFVKDEFPFPPSFAYFKDEPYSKEDAYFYAEYYGIDSIATDTARYARWGLTNIFPNDQPVK
- a CDS encoding Gfo/Idh/MocA family protein; protein product: MSRRKFLQQAGVLTGGLLLHQQLMAAFSSKFQQTINIGFIGCGDRGRGILSIIQELPESFRVTAVCDVLDFRLQEMLKAANDQNVKGYKDHRKLLEDKNLDAVIIATPLNMHYPIAADALAAGKHVFLEKTMTYNIPEASKLVQLAKQHPAQVVQVGHQYRYVPLYFRVKEMIEKGYLGKVTHIDCRWDRNWNWRRNVPQGYTDKQVNWRMYKAYSGGLVAELLSHQIDFINWAFDTHPDEVLGTGGIDFYKDGRETFDNVQVILRYNKENMIGNFGATCGNSREGYIFKIKGTKGTVALLVNEGVFYPEPATRKELQVVDGVSGATKIEWNKDGGIPILKEKGKDGTWYALKDFHSCITEKKRPTSNVITGATTAVCVHLANAAAYTHTIQQWKPSYNFSK
- a CDS encoding glycosyltransferase — translated: MMLSIVLPVYNRIPLLSEGLDQLKSRLDQLQYTYEILIIDDGSTAKEEVQAIAVQHQCICLRNEINAGKGKSIKRGVLAATGDLIIFMDGDFPFHLSIIEAMYRSLQENDVVIGDRTLPGSSYAKESVVLRKAGSRILSAIIRQFYLKGISDSQCGIKGFRAAAGKAIFSRVTFTRFSFDVEVLFIATHNQFSIGRLPVHVYEQDGSSVSVLKDGLGMMLSLIKIKFNHAKGKYRINE
- a CDS encoding class I SAM-dependent methyltransferase, which translates into the protein MNRKWTNRIRFIMDECMPPLIRDRRWFMYPFYYFAYRGRNIGTAMDFKKHYFRWSPEQLQQFYSNINSISTNRKTDISEGGLKHILQHCSKHINSVLDVGCGKGFLLQLIHQHNPQLNLHGADFVAQPAMPLPFTQTDARSLPFADQSFDLVVCTHTIEHIYNAHELVKELKRVARKKIIVITPKQRYFYYTLDEHINFFPQREILTSLMAMEKYECDLIDGDWVFTGYLHQ
- a CDS encoding DUF3575 domain-containing protein; the protein is MKFIFTLLAGLCLSVSTFAQSETAAADTAVSPTSGSKGSSFIWYKKNTVKINLSSLTLNNYSLYYERMLTRKIAATVGVRYMPKTRLTETLLGKQILDQLDEEDNEDLKPLAASNTTITAGVRFYTGSRSGAKGFYAELYGRYGMFQLDYDYTFTTNGKEYDMVIKGKPNGFGGGLLLGGQFNLFKNMVVDIYIIGAHYGKMSGNIDGVSDLSTMTAEEKADMESDINDIAPKFNDKKILEAKVDNNGVKGKLDGPFAGIRGLGLSIGWAF